One genomic region from Chthonomonas calidirosea T49 encodes:
- the rpoD gene encoding RNA polymerase sigma factor RpoD, translated as MTGAAADTTYPSDDTTKTRKQRRRSLSLNGQQVCLASERKVKPTNTEAEMVPLPLQEDIQTLPCLQPGDLLPGVENAKPWPDPDDGDEGLFACDEEIASLPYPDTQLSDDVETFTPDDSVHAWLREIGKFPLLTVEEEIRLAQCILRARENKDDPELKRAAQQARDALTRANLRLVVSIAKRYHGRGMALSDLIQEGNIGLLRAIEKFDYRRGYKFSTYATWWIRQAITRAIADKGRTIRIPVHMVETINKLVRVSSQLLQENGREPTVEEIARAMNLSPEKVAEIIRIAPEPLSLETPIGEGEESCLADFVEDKEHSSLPEIASQNILREKLADALNMLEEREREVLIMRYGLEDGDPKTLEEVGRHFCLTRERIRQIELKALQKLRSPRYSRHIRTYLEWQ; from the coding sequence ATGACCGGCGCCGCCGCAGATACAACCTATCCGTCGGACGATACGACAAAAACACGAAAACAACGCCGTCGTTCGCTTTCCCTAAACGGCCAGCAAGTCTGCCTGGCCTCCGAGAGAAAGGTTAAGCCCACCAACACAGAAGCCGAAATGGTTCCTCTACCCCTTCAAGAGGATATCCAAACCCTTCCTTGTCTCCAACCCGGAGACCTACTGCCCGGTGTCGAAAATGCCAAGCCTTGGCCCGATCCCGATGACGGCGATGAGGGGCTTTTTGCTTGCGATGAAGAGATAGCTTCTCTGCCTTACCCCGACACACAACTCTCCGACGATGTTGAAACCTTTACTCCCGACGACTCGGTGCACGCCTGGTTACGTGAAATAGGAAAATTTCCTCTTCTCACGGTGGAAGAAGAGATACGTCTCGCTCAATGCATTCTGCGTGCTCGCGAAAACAAGGACGACCCGGAACTGAAACGAGCCGCCCAACAGGCTCGCGATGCCCTCACTCGTGCGAACTTGCGCCTCGTGGTCTCTATTGCCAAACGCTACCATGGACGGGGCATGGCCCTCTCTGATCTGATCCAAGAGGGCAACATCGGCCTGCTTCGTGCCATCGAAAAGTTCGACTATCGTCGTGGGTATAAGTTCAGCACCTATGCTACATGGTGGATCCGGCAAGCTATCACCCGTGCCATCGCCGATAAAGGCCGTACGATCCGTATCCCTGTTCATATGGTAGAAACGATCAACAAACTCGTTCGCGTCTCGTCTCAACTTCTGCAAGAGAATGGCCGTGAGCCAACCGTTGAGGAAATCGCCCGCGCGATGAACCTGTCGCCGGAAAAGGTGGCCGAAATTATTCGTATCGCCCCTGAACCGCTCTCGCTCGAAACGCCTATTGGTGAAGGAGAAGAGAGCTGCTTGGCCGACTTCGTGGAGGATAAAGAGCATAGCTCCTTGCCCGAAATCGCCTCTCAAAACATTCTTCGTGAGAAACTAGCCGATGCCCTCAATATGCTCGAAGAGCGCGAACGTGAGGTGCTCATTATGCGCTACGGCCTCGAAGATGGCGACCCCAAAACCCTCGAAGAAGTAGGCCGACACTTCTGCCTAACGCGAGAACGCATCCGACAGATCGAGCTAAAAGCCCTCCAGAAGCTACGTAGCCCCCGCTATAGCCGCCATATTAGAACCTATCTTGAATGGCAATAG
- a CDS encoding DUF6941 family protein: MSEEDEVQVSYFVICDLVITEEHTRKQSLIGIYSALTTSQLPLHANMAVAFSLRLQSATPRRLRVRLLDPDGGTVLETPDLPFEWQTVLHSLERSAFATIQIGLNLRMVPITKAGVHVAGLLCDDRLIASYPLQVFLQQPIGG, encoded by the coding sequence ATGTCGGAAGAAGACGAAGTACAAGTTAGCTACTTTGTTATCTGCGATCTCGTCATCACAGAAGAACATACGCGCAAACAATCTCTTATTGGCATCTACTCCGCGCTTACGACGTCTCAGTTGCCACTCCATGCCAACATGGCCGTGGCCTTTAGCCTTCGCCTGCAATCGGCTACGCCACGCCGTCTACGAGTGCGGCTGCTCGACCCAGACGGCGGCACCGTGCTAGAAACCCCAGATCTCCCCTTCGAATGGCAAACCGTGCTACATAGCCTCGAACGCTCGGCATTTGCAACTATTCAAATTGGGCTCAATCTGCGCATGGTGCCCATTACCAAGGCGGGGGTCCACGTGGCAGGTCTTCTCTGCGATGATCGCCTCATCGCCTCCTATCCCCTCCAAGTTTTTTTGCAACAACCTATCGGTGGCTAA
- a CDS encoding DUF4175 family protein, with translation METPNNLLQAKLQAARTRHRLLTGLAGLFWTLSLSILFVLIGFYVDRAITLSYIGRVVWHDLLIALALLSLAITLVAALLRKLPDTQLAVRVERRFPVFAERLLTSLSLMPALASDAAGFSPTLAQSLLHETHQIAADLDFRKAINTAPLQRAALVAFACLLLLLLHILLAGQAFGVWILRLSYPKQDIAPFAATRLQVLPEKTLLPEGASTWITVKTWGKPATQCTLRIHRQTDPPDVWQTIALDKPASIQTAGSLKSSLFRYRLAHLTQSVSLMALANDGRSNTRDITVVPLPTVVNVRLRIQFPAYTHRPTQIISAPTGSFTALKGSHIQVSATTNTPLRSALCYFNGVPSLWHINGKTLSGAFNVMQNSTYRFILTDQHGFTNPNSPLYTIRVERDQPPSVQILRPATDLELVPNGSLPLVAHASDDFGIDHMDLNYQKAHQDPTQLSTAVPKGLPFHQLRLPGPTGTPSADIRLRWHLESIRPQVGDVITYNVSATDNDAVDGPHTAYSLSYHIHIVSLPEMQQRLKEALDEEQHALEELRRTQNEAQQQTQQARLRPDADRIARASQTQMAAAEQARSLAQEVQNLTQQLQNNEMATPSELNRRQQAVDALQAQANQKMPSTAQTLQQAESAKSPQRLNDLNQAGQQQNSIQKDLDRIQQLLSRTPSADQLAQKAASLAQQQQQLADSSRAIAEDLRSSNKTMAPEDKMGLQVERQQQAQVNKATQQLEQQLQRAAQSAQERGDQQTAQALKQAEEALKQGQVQSNQQQAQQNLQRNNPQNAAPHQDRAAQALQKAAEEAQQAAGQQNQMTSAEQLEQEAQRLQELAQQQQHVANQIQQHPNSSQSHALSRQEQQIQRQAQQAQNSLQGVPQAQQNLQNAQQNLQQSGQQLQQNRPQQAQSPANQAAQDLQKAAQNAKRAAQQLRQIQAAQQLAEKVQELAQLQHGLLDTTRRLDKTAQQGNLDSNDMRERRQVGARQEEAENQANELAGKFPSPAFQRAMRMAAGQMDKASKNLNQDEPNTGASTQQAQENAARTLDAIAKALQMQAQNSSGQQQADQQNSQEAANAAQQDEMAETLGELMLGRSLQNQLRQETGQLDRERDQRPDRSLTPQQQQQAEHLDRGQQMTQEITNEAAQHLQQMPDAQRAAQQAGQHMQRAEQQLSQKQTGRPTQQQQDLALHSLDQAIQQVQQALQQQQQQQQAMQQAMQGAPRPMQRPGSQPQIQPFTRLEGVQRGALLSPNMLASKPSLDPRAQRALQQGRREKIPPEFQDFVYRYYESLAEKKGK, from the coding sequence ATGGAAACACCAAATAACCTATTGCAGGCCAAACTTCAGGCTGCGCGCACACGTCATCGTCTGCTCACCGGCCTAGCTGGCCTTTTTTGGACGTTGAGCCTATCTATCCTCTTTGTGCTCATAGGGTTCTATGTTGACCGCGCCATCACCCTCTCCTACATCGGGCGTGTCGTTTGGCACGATCTTCTTATTGCGCTTGCTCTACTTTCTCTTGCCATAACGCTTGTCGCTGCCTTGCTTCGCAAACTGCCCGACACCCAATTGGCCGTTCGAGTGGAACGTCGCTTTCCTGTATTTGCAGAGCGGCTTCTTACCAGCCTTAGTCTTATGCCCGCTCTGGCATCCGACGCCGCCGGTTTTTCACCTACCCTAGCTCAATCTCTTCTTCACGAAACCCACCAGATCGCAGCAGACCTCGATTTTCGGAAAGCCATTAATACCGCTCCATTACAACGGGCTGCTCTGGTAGCTTTTGCATGCCTCCTTCTTCTGTTGCTGCATATCCTGCTCGCCGGTCAAGCCTTTGGTGTTTGGATACTACGCCTTTCCTATCCAAAACAAGATATCGCTCCCTTCGCCGCAACTCGTCTGCAGGTGCTTCCCGAAAAAACCCTCCTGCCTGAAGGGGCTTCCACATGGATTACCGTTAAAACCTGGGGCAAACCGGCCACCCAATGCACGCTTCGCATCCATCGGCAAACCGACCCGCCCGACGTTTGGCAAACGATAGCGCTCGACAAGCCTGCTAGCATACAAACTGCTGGTTCTCTAAAAAGTTCCCTTTTTCGTTATCGTCTTGCACATCTCACACAAAGTGTGTCTCTCATGGCCCTCGCCAACGATGGACGTTCAAATACGCGTGATATTACGGTTGTGCCGCTTCCTACCGTTGTGAACGTCCGCCTGCGCATTCAGTTTCCGGCCTACACCCATCGTCCAACGCAGATCATCAGTGCGCCAACAGGTAGTTTCACCGCTCTCAAAGGCTCACATATTCAAGTGAGCGCTACTACGAATACTCCGTTACGCTCAGCCCTCTGTTACTTCAACGGGGTGCCATCGCTTTGGCACATTAATGGAAAAACTCTTTCCGGCGCTTTCAACGTTATGCAAAACAGCACCTATCGCTTTATTCTGACCGATCAGCATGGATTTACTAACCCCAATAGTCCCCTCTATACCATTCGAGTGGAACGCGATCAGCCTCCATCCGTCCAGATACTGCGACCGGCCACCGACCTTGAACTCGTGCCCAACGGCTCGCTGCCGTTGGTAGCTCACGCCTCCGATGACTTCGGTATTGACCACATGGATCTGAACTATCAAAAAGCACATCAAGATCCTACGCAACTCTCAACGGCGGTGCCAAAGGGACTACCTTTCCATCAGCTTCGCCTGCCAGGTCCTACAGGCACTCCCTCGGCCGATATTCGCCTGCGCTGGCATTTGGAAAGCATTCGGCCTCAGGTGGGCGACGTCATCACCTACAACGTAAGCGCCACAGATAACGATGCCGTGGATGGTCCCCACACAGCCTATTCGCTCTCCTATCATATCCACATCGTTAGCCTGCCGGAAATGCAGCAGAGGCTGAAAGAAGCGCTAGATGAAGAGCAGCACGCGCTGGAGGAGTTACGACGCACACAAAACGAGGCGCAACAACAGACCCAGCAAGCCCGCCTTCGTCCCGACGCCGATCGCATTGCACGCGCTTCTCAAACACAGATGGCAGCCGCCGAACAGGCTCGGTCTTTAGCTCAAGAGGTCCAAAACCTTACCCAACAGCTCCAAAATAACGAAATGGCCACGCCCTCTGAGCTGAACCGACGCCAACAGGCGGTAGATGCCCTCCAAGCCCAAGCCAACCAGAAAATGCCCTCCACAGCGCAAACACTCCAGCAAGCGGAATCGGCAAAATCCCCGCAGCGTCTCAATGACCTCAACCAGGCCGGTCAGCAACAAAACAGCATCCAAAAAGATCTCGATCGCATACAGCAACTTCTATCCCGTACCCCCTCAGCCGATCAGTTAGCGCAAAAGGCTGCCTCTCTTGCCCAACAGCAACAACAGCTTGCCGATAGCTCCCGAGCCATCGCCGAAGATCTCCGTTCGAGCAACAAGACGATGGCACCTGAGGATAAGATGGGCCTGCAGGTAGAGCGTCAACAGCAAGCCCAGGTCAACAAAGCGACACAACAACTCGAGCAGCAACTGCAGCGCGCAGCGCAATCTGCCCAAGAACGCGGCGATCAACAGACCGCCCAAGCGCTTAAACAAGCGGAAGAAGCTCTTAAACAGGGCCAGGTGCAATCTAACCAACAACAGGCTCAGCAAAATCTACAACGAAACAACCCACAAAATGCGGCTCCGCACCAGGATCGGGCAGCTCAAGCGCTCCAAAAGGCTGCCGAGGAGGCACAACAGGCTGCGGGTCAGCAAAACCAGATGACCTCCGCCGAGCAACTCGAGCAAGAGGCTCAGCGCCTCCAAGAGCTAGCCCAACAGCAACAGCATGTAGCTAACCAGATTCAGCAGCACCCTAATTCCTCTCAAAGCCATGCCCTGAGCCGTCAAGAGCAGCAGATACAACGTCAAGCACAGCAAGCACAAAACTCCCTACAAGGCGTGCCCCAAGCCCAACAAAACCTACAAAACGCCCAACAGAACCTTCAGCAATCGGGTCAACAGCTGCAACAGAACCGTCCGCAGCAAGCCCAGTCTCCCGCTAACCAGGCGGCACAAGACCTTCAAAAAGCAGCCCAGAACGCCAAGAGAGCAGCCCAACAGCTTCGTCAAATTCAAGCCGCCCAACAACTTGCCGAAAAGGTGCAGGAGCTTGCTCAACTGCAACACGGCCTGCTCGATACGACACGCCGACTCGATAAGACGGCTCAACAAGGCAACCTCGACAGCAACGACATGCGGGAGCGAAGGCAGGTGGGCGCTCGTCAAGAGGAAGCCGAAAACCAAGCCAACGAACTGGCAGGAAAATTCCCGTCGCCCGCCTTTCAACGTGCTATGCGCATGGCGGCAGGCCAAATGGATAAAGCAAGTAAAAACCTCAATCAGGACGAGCCAAACACTGGTGCCTCAACCCAACAAGCCCAAGAAAATGCCGCTCGCACCCTCGATGCCATTGCGAAAGCTCTGCAAATGCAGGCCCAAAACAGTAGCGGGCAGCAGCAGGCCGATCAACAAAACAGCCAAGAGGCCGCAAACGCCGCCCAACAAGATGAGATGGCGGAAACCCTTGGTGAACTGATGCTGGGGCGCTCCCTCCAGAATCAACTTCGCCAAGAAACCGGGCAACTAGACAGAGAGCGCGACCAACGGCCCGATCGCTCTCTAACCCCTCAACAACAGCAACAAGCAGAGCATCTCGATCGAGGCCAGCAGATGACTCAAGAGATCACCAACGAGGCCGCTCAGCACCTCCAGCAGATGCCCGATGCCCAAAGAGCTGCACAACAAGCAGGCCAACATATGCAACGTGCAGAACAACAGTTGAGCCAAAAACAGACAGGCCGTCCTACTCAGCAACAGCAAGATCTAGCCCTACATAGCCTTGACCAGGCTATACAACAGGTGCAGCAGGCCTTGCAACAACAGCAGCAACAGCAACAGGCTATGCAGCAAGCTATGCAAGGCGCTCCACGCCCTATGCAACGTCCGGGTAGCCAACCACAAATACAGCCCTTTACTCGCCTCGAAGGTGTTCAGCGTGGAGCCCTCCTTAGCCCGAATATGCTGGCCAGCAAGCCCTCTCTTGATCCGCGCGCCCAACGCGCCCTCCAACAGGGTCGGCGCGAGAAAATCCCACCCGAGTTCCAAGATTTCGTCTACCGATACTACGAGAGTCTTGCGGAGAAAAAAGGAAAATGA
- a CDS encoding prenyltransferase/squalene oxidase repeat-containing protein: protein MKRSFWSALLIAVSLSLTTITAFAGQQRTKRPVSPWDVEARLYLGTPQSERAVERGLKYLAAQQMPDGHWASGGYPEDVAINGLCLLAFLSAGYQPGRGPYGTNLDLAVDWLAKQIQMSGQFAPPGLIRSASGGPPMYGQGFALLALAEVYGMTRLRGLKPKLEAAIRLLEDTQNQNGQPWLDGGWRYMPRPGDADLSVTIVEFMALKACQNAGLAVSKETLDRAIGYIRRAANPDGGFSYQIGQNQSNVARTGAGVLALYLSHLSNTPECQNGLRYLAEHPLDARNFWLYREHFHYAIYYITQAAYQEGGTFWRTWYPAIRDELVRTQNANGSWEDTPFGSDAGGVYATAMSILVLQVPAGLLPIYQK from the coding sequence ATGAAGCGCTCTTTCTGGAGTGCGCTCTTAATTGCTGTTTCTCTCTCTTTAACAACAATAACGGCTTTTGCCGGCCAACAACGAACAAAACGACCGGTATCGCCCTGGGATGTCGAGGCGCGCCTCTACCTTGGCACGCCACAATCGGAACGCGCTGTAGAACGCGGCCTTAAATACCTGGCCGCTCAGCAAATGCCCGACGGCCATTGGGCGAGTGGAGGCTACCCTGAAGATGTGGCCATTAACGGTCTTTGCCTCCTCGCTTTTCTCTCCGCAGGTTACCAACCCGGCCGCGGTCCCTACGGCACCAACCTCGATCTGGCCGTGGACTGGCTCGCCAAACAGATACAGATGAGCGGCCAATTCGCCCCACCAGGCCTCATTCGCAGCGCCAGTGGAGGCCCTCCCATGTACGGTCAGGGCTTTGCCCTGCTCGCTCTCGCGGAAGTTTACGGAATGACGCGCCTACGCGGGCTCAAACCGAAATTGGAAGCGGCTATCCGCCTATTGGAAGATACGCAAAACCAAAACGGCCAACCCTGGTTGGATGGAGGCTGGCGCTATATGCCTCGTCCAGGCGATGCCGACCTCTCTGTAACAATTGTAGAGTTTATGGCTCTTAAGGCCTGCCAAAACGCAGGACTGGCCGTTTCTAAAGAGACCCTCGATCGCGCTATCGGCTATATCCGCCGTGCTGCCAACCCCGACGGCGGTTTCAGCTACCAGATCGGCCAAAATCAATCAAATGTGGCTCGAACCGGCGCCGGTGTGCTTGCCCTTTATCTCTCCCATCTCAGCAACACTCCAGAATGTCAGAACGGCCTTCGTTATCTTGCCGAACATCCTCTCGATGCGCGTAACTTCTGGCTCTATCGGGAACATTTCCACTATGCGATCTACTACATAACCCAGGCGGCCTACCAGGAAGGCGGCACGTTCTGGCGCACTTGGTACCCCGCCATCCGCGATGAACTCGTTCGCACCCAGAATGCAAACGGCAGCTGGGAAGATACCCCGTTCGGCTCGGATGCTGGAGGCGTCTATGCCACTGCGATGTCTATTCTCGTGCTTCAAGTTCCTGCCGGTTTACTGCCGATCTACCAAAAGTAG
- a CDS encoding YdjY domain-containing protein: protein MRFFKLSCFGLSGVILCTVSYLRAIQASPPPANPPTPKASAAKAAPIEKITDNLYRLGTLLIDMKAHTLTCPGEINMDSGDVEYLAVTPMGKTYESLLRLNVRPLYLQVGLLLLGLEPKNVLRYQGDPTSPQGDPVDILVRWEDRNGIEHQVRAEDLLMEGSKGSPMPHHPWVFTGSRILPEGFEADLCGSLVAVWHDPAAILDNPMQEIQNDWMVNPAKTPRRGTSIRVIFKAIHVPKQTSPSLPQHTDPDAKR from the coding sequence ATGAGGTTTTTCAAGCTATCCTGCTTTGGTCTGAGCGGTGTCATTCTCTGTACTGTATCCTATCTGAGAGCCATACAGGCCTCCCCCCCACCAGCAAACCCACCGACGCCGAAGGCCTCTGCGGCTAAAGCGGCTCCTATTGAGAAAATCACGGATAACCTCTATCGGCTCGGCACCTTGCTCATTGACATGAAGGCCCATACCCTAACGTGTCCCGGCGAGATCAACATGGATTCAGGCGATGTAGAATATCTCGCCGTTACCCCCATGGGCAAGACTTACGAAAGCTTGCTTCGCCTCAACGTCAGGCCGCTTTACCTTCAAGTGGGCCTCCTGCTGCTAGGCCTCGAACCGAAAAATGTGCTGCGATATCAAGGCGACCCTACGTCGCCTCAAGGCGATCCGGTGGACATCCTAGTGCGTTGGGAAGACCGCAATGGCATCGAACATCAAGTCCGTGCGGAAGATCTCCTTATGGAAGGTTCCAAAGGAAGCCCAATGCCCCACCATCCTTGGGTCTTTACAGGCTCTCGTATTTTGCCGGAAGGTTTCGAGGCCGATCTCTGTGGCTCGCTTGTAGCTGTCTGGCATGACCCTGCCGCCATCCTAGATAATCCTATGCAGGAAATACAAAACGACTGGATGGTCAATCCTGCTAAAACCCCACGTAGAGGCACTTCCATACGAGTTATCTTCAAGGCGATCCATGTCCCCAAGCAGACTTCCCCATCTTTGCCACAGCACACTGATCCGGATGCGAAGCGTTAG
- a CDS encoding serine/threonine-protein kinase: MSDLFGDLFEGQVLDGKYHLRQRIGVGGYGAVFLADEVVAGRVLREVVVKLFRVAEEHREQQLRELQTSTTLHHPNLIRYFAPGQFTYSFQNKAIPMLYLVMERADESLEQRLKRGLLTPEEAETLLRQMCDVLLYLHERPEHWVHRDVKPANILWSEGRWKLADLGLMRELGPRGDMTTATTVMGTPAYAPPEAFRNYVTPAWDIWSLGVVLVEALTGHLPFEGQSIEEKIHAVLHLPPSHLHRLPEPFRTIAEGCLEKNPRDRLTPRGVLALLDAPPKPPQTEISWRSLVKAAAFGGGSLLVLRGLLSFWLPGGSRWNPLFLFPERSSLWYDPVIRSWSPSYFYALVAPYMAFGAVLEVAVLWILYRVLGTFGKTQWLLFPISLLISLVCILLCIGGLSFLFHVPLVTAHDSLGWIVLVQQATLLGLRYLAFGAALSGLLFVSLGDSLASAFCFLGITVPALAWGALGVIGGAVVGGFRKGALPEVEELRRWWRIGTASILALIALVALIAQKTVFSNPTFVQRWVWTTEGSRSPVTLAGRWQGVLEGQRVRVILEALGSNRFMGKMEGLPGHVTARVEGRLNGNSVVLKIVPRAGRGRIRQFKGYIDASSKTMQGWERERQGRRVMWWLKRS; the protein is encoded by the coding sequence ATGAGCGATCTTTTTGGGGACTTATTTGAAGGGCAAGTTTTAGACGGAAAGTACCATCTTCGCCAACGGATAGGAGTTGGGGGATATGGAGCCGTTTTCTTGGCAGATGAGGTTGTTGCTGGGCGTGTTCTGCGCGAGGTTGTGGTGAAGCTCTTTCGTGTGGCGGAGGAGCACAGAGAGCAGCAGCTGCGCGAGTTGCAGACCTCAACCACGCTTCATCATCCCAACCTCATTCGATATTTTGCTCCTGGTCAGTTCACTTACTCTTTTCAAAATAAGGCGATTCCCATGCTCTATTTGGTGATGGAGCGTGCAGATGAGAGCTTAGAGCAACGGCTGAAGCGGGGTTTACTGACACCTGAGGAAGCGGAAACGCTGTTACGGCAGATGTGCGATGTTCTGCTCTATCTTCACGAACGTCCGGAACACTGGGTGCATCGGGATGTGAAGCCAGCCAATATCTTATGGAGTGAGGGAAGGTGGAAGCTAGCCGATTTAGGTTTGATGCGCGAGCTGGGGCCGCGGGGGGATATGACCACAGCGACTACCGTAATGGGTACCCCGGCCTATGCGCCGCCAGAAGCGTTCCGCAACTATGTGACTCCGGCCTGGGATATTTGGTCGTTAGGCGTGGTGTTGGTCGAGGCGCTCACGGGGCATTTGCCTTTTGAAGGGCAGAGCATTGAGGAGAAGATTCATGCGGTTTTGCACTTACCACCCTCCCATCTTCATCGGTTGCCGGAGCCCTTTCGGACGATTGCAGAGGGGTGTTTAGAGAAGAACCCGCGGGATCGTTTAACTCCTCGAGGCGTATTAGCATTACTGGATGCGCCGCCAAAACCTCCTCAAACGGAGATATCTTGGCGCTCGCTGGTAAAAGCAGCTGCCTTCGGGGGTGGGAGCCTTTTAGTGTTGAGGGGCCTTCTCTCTTTTTGGTTGCCTGGCGGTAGCCGATGGAATCCGTTATTTCTCTTTCCGGAGCGAAGCTCACTCTGGTATGATCCGGTAATACGCAGTTGGTCGCCCTCCTACTTCTATGCGCTCGTGGCACCCTACATGGCCTTTGGAGCTGTTTTGGAGGTAGCTGTTCTTTGGATACTCTACCGAGTTTTGGGGACGTTTGGAAAAACCCAGTGGTTGCTCTTTCCTATCTCTCTGTTGATCTCCTTGGTCTGCATTTTGTTATGTATTGGGGGATTAAGCTTTCTCTTTCATGTGCCACTGGTGACCGCACATGATTCGTTAGGGTGGATTGTATTGGTGCAGCAGGCAACCCTCTTAGGCTTACGCTATCTAGCCTTTGGAGCGGCGCTCTCTGGGCTCCTTTTTGTATCGCTTGGCGACTCGTTGGCGAGCGCCTTTTGCTTTCTTGGCATCACCGTGCCCGCATTAGCGTGGGGGGCACTAGGGGTGATTGGAGGTGCCGTTGTGGGTGGTTTTCGCAAAGGTGCTTTGCCCGAGGTGGAAGAACTGCGGCGTTGGTGGCGTATTGGAACGGCGAGTATTTTAGCTTTGATCGCATTAGTAGCATTAATCGCTCAGAAAACAGTTTTTTCCAACCCAACCTTTGTACAACGGTGGGTTTGGACGACGGAGGGCTCGAGATCACCGGTAACATTGGCGGGCCGTTGGCAGGGAGTGCTTGAAGGGCAACGTGTGCGGGTGATCCTCGAGGCGTTGGGTTCGAATCGTTTTATGGGAAAGATGGAGGGACTTCCTGGACATGTTACGGCGCGGGTGGAGGGGAGGTTAAATGGCAATTCGGTGGTTCTCAAGATCGTTCCGCGTGCTGGTAGGGGGCGTATACGTCAGTTCAAGGGGTATATTGACGCCTCAAGCAAGACGATGCAGGGATGGGAGAGAGAGCGCCAAGGTCGGCGCGTGATGTGGTGGTTAAAAAGGTCGTAG
- a CDS encoding LON peptidase substrate-binding domain-containing protein: MDKKIFDIPLFPLHTVLFPHMPLQLHVFETRYKVMIDRCLQQGSPFGVVLIREGDEVGAPAVPFDVGCTAQILGMERFEDGRMKLVVAGRYRFRLIEYAEADLPYLVGKAELLEDRPYDSRRIAPLTGKLAALFVRYLEMLATRSGEVLPPVQLPGDPVTLSFCAASVLLQDAEEKQILLELTDTAQRIEHEILWLKGQMTLLEDMEKLNAEQGSEGKKELAKPVNLADSDWQDFLKNSLN, translated from the coding sequence ATGGACAAAAAGATCTTCGATATCCCGCTGTTTCCGCTACATACCGTGCTGTTTCCGCACATGCCACTGCAGTTGCATGTCTTTGAGACGCGCTATAAGGTGATGATTGACCGCTGCTTGCAGCAGGGTAGTCCATTCGGTGTGGTGCTTATTCGTGAGGGGGATGAGGTTGGAGCACCTGCTGTTCCGTTTGATGTAGGATGTACCGCCCAGATACTTGGAATGGAGCGCTTTGAAGATGGCCGAATGAAACTGGTGGTGGCCGGACGATATCGGTTTCGGCTGATAGAATATGCGGAGGCCGACCTGCCTTACTTAGTTGGAAAAGCCGAATTACTTGAAGACAGGCCCTATGACTCGCGGCGGATAGCGCCGCTGACGGGAAAGCTTGCTGCCCTTTTTGTTCGCTATCTAGAGATGCTGGCCACGCGTTCTGGAGAGGTTCTGCCGCCGGTACAACTTCCTGGCGATCCGGTGACGCTCTCCTTTTGCGCAGCTTCGGTGCTATTGCAGGACGCCGAAGAAAAGCAGATTCTCCTAGAGTTAACCGACACGGCGCAGCGGATCGAGCATGAGATTTTGTGGTTGAAAGGCCAGATGACGCTGTTGGAAGATATGGAGAAGCTTAATGCCGAGCAGGGTTCTGAAGGGAAGAAGGAACTCGCAAAACCTGTCAACCTCGCTGACTCGGACTGGCAAGATTTTCTTAAGAATAGCCTTAACTAA